A window of the Archocentrus centrarchus isolate MPI-CPG fArcCen1 chromosome 9, fArcCen1, whole genome shotgun sequence genome harbors these coding sequences:
- the elmod3 gene encoding ELMO domain-containing protein 3 isoform X2: MEEDIDVDSRIEGLNGLSRECKPLEEITNGHSNHKPVMNGLLIGHNVKDHTNGSAPLRSLPISALKQNGLLQTLAAGDQPKPADDKENVELEKARLEWEALEHTQPAITEDLNPTPLIPFNEALQYFQTTDLGDLLKNIQPTLRRTGIAAIAHFFFGPPRLHRELLEERDLVFAIAQCPVDNSQTVHMRVLQTIYKKLIGSKLDCPRYGAHWENIGFQGTDPATDLRGTGFLGLMHTLYFVMDPETLPLARDIYKLSQHPTQNFPFSVMSINMTRIALQVLREEALSKECNRRQQVVGVLNEFYVATYLHLYQLWKTQQKTISDSGFVLKEVELFAKKNPKQMLRRLEVFLKDRRAGGIPRGTSPEPVAQQPSPGLGERGAKAGAAQGRKGKEMHFTGVCDLPPDMEGEARLI; encoded by the exons ATGGAAGAAGACATTGATGTCGACTCCCGCATTGAG GGTCTGAATGGTTTGTCTCGTGAATGTAAACCGTTAGAGGAGATAACCAATGGACACTCTAATCATAAACCT GTCATGAATGGACTGCTTATTGGTCATAATGTCAAAGACCACACCAATGGCAGTGCACCTCTCAGATCTCTGCCG ATTTCAGCATTAAAGCAGAATGGTCTCCTGCAGACCCTGGCAGCTGGAGACCAGCCCAAGCCTGCAG ATGATAAGGAAAATGTGGAGCTGGAAAAGGCCAGGCTGGAGTGGGAGGCTCTAGAGCATACCCAGCCAG CTATTACAGAGGACTTAAACCCAACCCCACTCATTCCCTTCAATGAAGCTCTGCAGTACTTTCAGACCACAGACCTTGGAGATTTGCTG AAGAACATCCAGCCAACCCTTCGCAGGACTGGTATTGCCGCAATCGCACACTTCTTCTTTGGACCTCCGCGACTTCACAGGGAACTCCTGGAGGAGAGGGATCTCGTCTTTGCCATTGCACagt GCCCTGTGGACAACAGCCAAACAGTCCACATGCGTGTCCTCCAGACCATTTATAAGAAGCTGATTGGCAGCAAGTTGGACTGTCCTCGCTATGGTGCACACTGGGAAAACATTGGCTTTCAGG gTACAGATCCTGCCACTGACCTGCGTGGCACAGGTTTCCTGGGACTGATGCATACTTTATATTTTGTGATGGACCCAGAGACTCTACCCTTGGCCAGAGACATCTACAAATTATCACAACACCCTACACAG AACTTTCCATTCAGTGTGATGTCAATCAACATGACCCGCATCGCTCTGCAAGTACTCAGAGAGGAGGCCCTGTCCAA GGAGTGTAATCGTCGTCAGCAAGTGGTTGGCGTGCTGAACGAGTTCTACGTTGCCACGTATCTTCACCTGTATCAACTGTGGAAGACCCAGCAGAAGACCATTTCTGATTCTGGCTTTGTTCTAAAAG AGGTGGAGCTGTTCGCCAAAAAGAACCCCAAGCAGATGCTGCGCCGGCTAGAGGTCTTCCTGAAAGACAGGCGGGCAGGTGGAATCCCCCGTGGGACGTCGCCAGAACCTGTGGCTCAACAGCCCTCTCCCGGCCTGGGGGAGCGAGGGGCCAAAGCTGGCGCTGCACAGGGACGCAAGGGAAAGGAGATGCACTTCACCGGAGTGTGTGATCTACCGCCAGACATGGAGGGAGAGGCGAGGCTGATCTAA
- the grk5l gene encoding G protein-coupled receptor kinase 5 isoform X2 codes for MELENIVANTVLLKAREGGGGKRKGRSKKWKEILRFPHISQCTELGNSIERDYFSICEKQPIGRLLFRLFCETRPKLQRCIQLLDAMEDYEVTPDEKRKSRGYQIIKTFLSENSPQRVDIAEVFADQCKENLELSPCKEIFSNCRKAVHDYLSGAPFVDYQNSMYFDRFLQWKMLERQPITKDTFRQYRVLGKGGFGEVCACQVRATGKMYACKKLEKKRIKKRKGESMALNEKQILEKVNSRFVVSLAYAYETKDALCLVLTIMNGGDLKFHIYNMGTPGFDKDRVQFYAAQICCGLEHLHRELIVYRDLKPENILLDDNGHIRVSDLGLAIKVPDGELIRGRVGTVGYMAPEVINNEKYAMSPDWWGLGCLVYEMTAGRSPFRARKERVKREEVERRVQEEEEEYNDKFTEDAKAICRMLLTKDPKQRLGCKADGAAGVKAHSFFKNINFKRMEAGMVEPPFVPDPRAVYCKDVLDIEQFSTVKGVNLDQTDNDFYSKFATGSVSIPWQNEMIETECFRDLNMFGPHGTRSPDLDWNQPPEPPRRSLLDRIFRSTRRCPFPTAVCSLPA; via the exons GTGGAGgagggaaaaggaaaggaaggagcAAAAAATGGAAGGAGATCCTTCGTTTTCCCCATATAAGCCAGTGTACTGAACTGGGAAACAGCATTG AGAGGGACTATTTCAGCATCTGCGAGAAACAGCCCATCGGACGACTTCTCTTCCGTCTTTTCTGTGAGACCAGACCTAAACTGCAACGATGCATCCAGCTGCTCGATGCAATG GAAGATTACGAGGTAACAcctgatgaaaaaagaaaaagcagagggTACCAGATAATCAAGACCTTTCTATCAGAAAAC TCGCCTCAGCGTGTAGACATAGCAGAGGTTTTTGCAGACCAGTGCAAAGAGAACCTCGAGCTGAGTCCATGTAAGGAGATCTTCAGCAACTGCCGCAA AGCTGTCCATGACTACCTGAGTGGAGCTCCATTTGTAGACTACCAGAACAGCATGTACTTTGACCGCTTTCTACAGTGGAAGATGCTGGAGAG ACAACCAATCACTAAAGACACGTTCAGGCAGTACCGAGTGCTGGGAAAGGGGGGCTTTGGAGAG GTATGTGCCTGCCAGGTCCGAGCAACAGGGAAGATGTACGCCTGCAAGAAGCTGGAGAAGAAGAGGATCaagaagaggaaaggagagTCCATGGCTCTCAACGAGAAGCAGATTTTAGAGAAAGTCAACAGCAGATTTGTT GTGAGCTTAGCGTATGCGTACGAGACCAAAGACGCTCTGTGTCTGGTGCTGACCATCATGAATGGCGGAGACCTGAAGTTTCACATCTACAACATGGGCACGCCTGGCTTCGACAAAGACAGGGTCCAGTTTTACGCTGCTCAAATCTGCTGTGGTCTTGAACATTTGCACAGGGAATTGATTGTCTACAG GGATTTGAAACCTGAGAATATCCTATTAGATGACAATG GACACATTCGCGTTTCTGACCTGGGGCTGGCTATCAAAGTGCCTGATGGAGAGCTCATTAGAGGCAGAGTGGGGACAGTAGGCTACATGG CTCCCGAGGTGATAAACAACGAAAAGTATGCCATGAGTCCTGACTGGTGGGGACTGGGCTGCCTCGTTTACGAGATGACCGCCGGGCGATCACCCTTCCGCGCCCGCAAAGAACGAGTGAAACGAGAGGAAGTGGAGAGGAGGgtgcaggaggaagaggaggagtacAACGACAAGTTTACAGAGGACGCCAAGGCCATCTGTAGAATG CTGCTCACCAAAGACCCTAAGCAGAGGCTGGGGTGCAAGGCAGATGGAGCAGCAGGCGTCAAGGCCCACTCGTTCTTCAAAAACATCAACTTCAAGAGGATGGAGGCTGGAATGGTGGAGCCTCCCTTTGTGCCTGAT CCTCGGGCAGTGTACTGTAAGGATGTTTTGGACATAGAGCAGTTCTCCACAGTCAAGGGAGTCAATTTGGACCAAACTGACAATGACTTCTACTCCAAATTTGCTACAGGCAGCGTTTCCATCCCGTGGCAGAATGAG ATGATAGAAACTGAGTGTTTTAGAGATTTAAATATGTTTGGGCCTCATGGGACGAGATCACCAGATTTGGACTGGAATCAGCCGCCAGAGCCACCTCGACGCAGCCTGCTGGACAGGATCTTCAGGAG CACCCGGAGGTGTCCATTTCCAACAGCCGTGTGCAGTCTTCCAGCGTAA
- the grk5l gene encoding G protein-coupled receptor kinase 5 isoform X3 — protein MEDYEVTPDEKRKSRGYQIIKTFLSENSPQRVDIAEVFADQCKENLELSPCKEIFSNCRKAVHDYLSGAPFVDYQNSMYFDRFLQWKMLERQPITKDTFRQYRVLGKGGFGEVCACQVRATGKMYACKKLEKKRIKKRKGESMALNEKQILEKVNSRFVVSLAYAYETKDALCLVLTIMNGGDLKFHIYNMGTPGFDKDRVQFYAAQICCGLEHLHRELIVYRDLKPENILLDDNGHIRVSDLGLAIKVPDGELIRGRVGTVGYMAPEVINNEKYAMSPDWWGLGCLVYEMTAGRSPFRARKERVKREEVERRVQEEEEEYNDKFTEDAKAICRMLLTKDPKQRLGCKADGAAGVKAHSFFKNINFKRMEAGMVEPPFVPDPRAVYCKDVLDIEQFSTVKGVNLDQTDNDFYSKFATGSVSIPWQNEMIETECFRDLNMFGPHGTRSPDLDWNQPPEPPRRSLLDRIFRRHHPEVSISNSRVQSSSVNSVDSMSNSAP, from the exons ATG GAAGATTACGAGGTAACAcctgatgaaaaaagaaaaagcagagggTACCAGATAATCAAGACCTTTCTATCAGAAAAC TCGCCTCAGCGTGTAGACATAGCAGAGGTTTTTGCAGACCAGTGCAAAGAGAACCTCGAGCTGAGTCCATGTAAGGAGATCTTCAGCAACTGCCGCAA AGCTGTCCATGACTACCTGAGTGGAGCTCCATTTGTAGACTACCAGAACAGCATGTACTTTGACCGCTTTCTACAGTGGAAGATGCTGGAGAG ACAACCAATCACTAAAGACACGTTCAGGCAGTACCGAGTGCTGGGAAAGGGGGGCTTTGGAGAG GTATGTGCCTGCCAGGTCCGAGCAACAGGGAAGATGTACGCCTGCAAGAAGCTGGAGAAGAAGAGGATCaagaagaggaaaggagagTCCATGGCTCTCAACGAGAAGCAGATTTTAGAGAAAGTCAACAGCAGATTTGTT GTGAGCTTAGCGTATGCGTACGAGACCAAAGACGCTCTGTGTCTGGTGCTGACCATCATGAATGGCGGAGACCTGAAGTTTCACATCTACAACATGGGCACGCCTGGCTTCGACAAAGACAGGGTCCAGTTTTACGCTGCTCAAATCTGCTGTGGTCTTGAACATTTGCACAGGGAATTGATTGTCTACAG GGATTTGAAACCTGAGAATATCCTATTAGATGACAATG GACACATTCGCGTTTCTGACCTGGGGCTGGCTATCAAAGTGCCTGATGGAGAGCTCATTAGAGGCAGAGTGGGGACAGTAGGCTACATGG CTCCCGAGGTGATAAACAACGAAAAGTATGCCATGAGTCCTGACTGGTGGGGACTGGGCTGCCTCGTTTACGAGATGACCGCCGGGCGATCACCCTTCCGCGCCCGCAAAGAACGAGTGAAACGAGAGGAAGTGGAGAGGAGGgtgcaggaggaagaggaggagtacAACGACAAGTTTACAGAGGACGCCAAGGCCATCTGTAGAATG CTGCTCACCAAAGACCCTAAGCAGAGGCTGGGGTGCAAGGCAGATGGAGCAGCAGGCGTCAAGGCCCACTCGTTCTTCAAAAACATCAACTTCAAGAGGATGGAGGCTGGAATGGTGGAGCCTCCCTTTGTGCCTGAT CCTCGGGCAGTGTACTGTAAGGATGTTTTGGACATAGAGCAGTTCTCCACAGTCAAGGGAGTCAATTTGGACCAAACTGACAATGACTTCTACTCCAAATTTGCTACAGGCAGCGTTTCCATCCCGTGGCAGAATGAG ATGATAGAAACTGAGTGTTTTAGAGATTTAAATATGTTTGGGCCTCATGGGACGAGATCACCAGATTTGGACTGGAATCAGCCGCCAGAGCCACCTCGACGCAGCCTGCTGGACAGGATCTTCAGGAGGCAC CACCCGGAGGTGTCCATTTCCAACAGCCGTGTGCAGTCTTCCAGCGTAAACTCTGTGGACTCCATGTCCAACTCTGCCCCCTAG
- the grk5l gene encoding G protein-coupled receptor kinase 5 isoform X1, whose protein sequence is MELENIVANTVLLKAREGGGGKRKGRSKKWKEILRFPHISQCTELGNSIERDYFSICEKQPIGRLLFRLFCETRPKLQRCIQLLDAMEDYEVTPDEKRKSRGYQIIKTFLSENSPQRVDIAEVFADQCKENLELSPCKEIFSNCRKAVHDYLSGAPFVDYQNSMYFDRFLQWKMLERQPITKDTFRQYRVLGKGGFGEVCACQVRATGKMYACKKLEKKRIKKRKGESMALNEKQILEKVNSRFVVSLAYAYETKDALCLVLTIMNGGDLKFHIYNMGTPGFDKDRVQFYAAQICCGLEHLHRELIVYRDLKPENILLDDNGHIRVSDLGLAIKVPDGELIRGRVGTVGYMAPEVINNEKYAMSPDWWGLGCLVYEMTAGRSPFRARKERVKREEVERRVQEEEEEYNDKFTEDAKAICRMLLTKDPKQRLGCKADGAAGVKAHSFFKNINFKRMEAGMVEPPFVPDPRAVYCKDVLDIEQFSTVKGVNLDQTDNDFYSKFATGSVSIPWQNEMIETECFRDLNMFGPHGTRSPDLDWNQPPEPPRRSLLDRIFRRHHPEVSISNSRVQSSSVNSVDSMSNSAP, encoded by the exons GTGGAGgagggaaaaggaaaggaaggagcAAAAAATGGAAGGAGATCCTTCGTTTTCCCCATATAAGCCAGTGTACTGAACTGGGAAACAGCATTG AGAGGGACTATTTCAGCATCTGCGAGAAACAGCCCATCGGACGACTTCTCTTCCGTCTTTTCTGTGAGACCAGACCTAAACTGCAACGATGCATCCAGCTGCTCGATGCAATG GAAGATTACGAGGTAACAcctgatgaaaaaagaaaaagcagagggTACCAGATAATCAAGACCTTTCTATCAGAAAAC TCGCCTCAGCGTGTAGACATAGCAGAGGTTTTTGCAGACCAGTGCAAAGAGAACCTCGAGCTGAGTCCATGTAAGGAGATCTTCAGCAACTGCCGCAA AGCTGTCCATGACTACCTGAGTGGAGCTCCATTTGTAGACTACCAGAACAGCATGTACTTTGACCGCTTTCTACAGTGGAAGATGCTGGAGAG ACAACCAATCACTAAAGACACGTTCAGGCAGTACCGAGTGCTGGGAAAGGGGGGCTTTGGAGAG GTATGTGCCTGCCAGGTCCGAGCAACAGGGAAGATGTACGCCTGCAAGAAGCTGGAGAAGAAGAGGATCaagaagaggaaaggagagTCCATGGCTCTCAACGAGAAGCAGATTTTAGAGAAAGTCAACAGCAGATTTGTT GTGAGCTTAGCGTATGCGTACGAGACCAAAGACGCTCTGTGTCTGGTGCTGACCATCATGAATGGCGGAGACCTGAAGTTTCACATCTACAACATGGGCACGCCTGGCTTCGACAAAGACAGGGTCCAGTTTTACGCTGCTCAAATCTGCTGTGGTCTTGAACATTTGCACAGGGAATTGATTGTCTACAG GGATTTGAAACCTGAGAATATCCTATTAGATGACAATG GACACATTCGCGTTTCTGACCTGGGGCTGGCTATCAAAGTGCCTGATGGAGAGCTCATTAGAGGCAGAGTGGGGACAGTAGGCTACATGG CTCCCGAGGTGATAAACAACGAAAAGTATGCCATGAGTCCTGACTGGTGGGGACTGGGCTGCCTCGTTTACGAGATGACCGCCGGGCGATCACCCTTCCGCGCCCGCAAAGAACGAGTGAAACGAGAGGAAGTGGAGAGGAGGgtgcaggaggaagaggaggagtacAACGACAAGTTTACAGAGGACGCCAAGGCCATCTGTAGAATG CTGCTCACCAAAGACCCTAAGCAGAGGCTGGGGTGCAAGGCAGATGGAGCAGCAGGCGTCAAGGCCCACTCGTTCTTCAAAAACATCAACTTCAAGAGGATGGAGGCTGGAATGGTGGAGCCTCCCTTTGTGCCTGAT CCTCGGGCAGTGTACTGTAAGGATGTTTTGGACATAGAGCAGTTCTCCACAGTCAAGGGAGTCAATTTGGACCAAACTGACAATGACTTCTACTCCAAATTTGCTACAGGCAGCGTTTCCATCCCGTGGCAGAATGAG ATGATAGAAACTGAGTGTTTTAGAGATTTAAATATGTTTGGGCCTCATGGGACGAGATCACCAGATTTGGACTGGAATCAGCCGCCAGAGCCACCTCGACGCAGCCTGCTGGACAGGATCTTCAGGAGGCAC CACCCGGAGGTGTCCATTTCCAACAGCCGTGTGCAGTCTTCCAGCGTAAACTCTGTGGACTCCATGTCCAACTCTGCCCCCTAG
- the star gene encoding steroidogenic acute regulatory protein, mitochondrial, whose amino-acid sequence MLPATFKLCAGISYRHMRNMTGLRKNAMVAIHHELNRLAGPGPSNWISQVRRRSSLLSSRIEEEGYSEEEMTYLKQGEDALQKAISILSEQDGWTTETVAANGDKVLSKVLPDIGKVFKLEVMLEQHPDNLYKELVGNMEQMGEWNPNVKEVKILQKIGQDTMITHEVSAETPGNVVGPRDFVSVRCAKRRGSTCFLAGMSTQHPKMPEQRGVVRAENGPTCIVMKPCAEDPNKTKFTWLLSIDLKGWIPKTIINKVLAQTQVDFASHLRQRMANNVSLEMTPAW is encoded by the exons ATGCTGCCTGCTACTTTTAAACTGTGTGCTGGCATCTCCTATCGGCACATGAGGAATATGACAG GTTTGAGAAAGAATGCTATGGTGGCCATTCATCATGAGCTGAACAGACTGGCGGGTCCAGGCCCCAGTAACTGGATCAGCCAAGTCCGCCGGCGAAGCTCTCTTCTTA GTTCTCGGATTGAAGAAGAGGGGTACAGTGAGGAGGAGATGACTTATTTGAAACAAGGTGAAGATGCACTGCAAAAGGCTATCAGTATCCTCAGTGAGCAGGACGGCTGGACCActgaaactgttgct GCAAATGGGGACAAGGTCCTGAGTAAAGTGCTGCCTGACATCGGGAAGGTGTTCAAGCTGGAAGTGATGCTGGAGCAACATCCTGATAATCTTTACAAAGAGCTGGTGGGAAATATGGAGCAAATGGGGGAGTGGAATCCTAATGTCAAAGAGgtcaaa ATTCTCCAAAAGATTGGCCAGGATACAATGATCACCCATGAGGTGTCCGCAGAGACCCCTGGCAATGTGGTGGGACCCAGGGACTTTGTCAGTGTTCGCTGTGCCAAACGGCGAGGCTCCACCTGCTTCCTGGCAGGAATGTCTACTCAGCACCCAAAAATGCCTGAGCAGAGGGGTGTTGTCAG AGCGGAGAATGGCCCTACCTGTATAGTTATGAAGCCCTGTGCTGAAGACCCAAATAAGACCAAATTTACCTGGTTACTAAGTATAGATCTAAAG GGTTGGATCCCAAAGACAATCATAAACAAAGTGCTCGCTCAGACGCAGGTGGACTTTGCCAGCCACCTCAGGCAAAGGATGGCTAATAATGTTTCTCTGGAGATGACTCCTGCCTGGTGA
- the elmod3 gene encoding ELMO domain-containing protein 3 isoform X1 — MTSEVCRGQDQKQAQQTTRLHAMEEDIDVDSRIEGLNGLSRECKPLEEITNGHSNHKPVMNGLLIGHNVKDHTNGSAPLRSLPISALKQNGLLQTLAAGDQPKPADDKENVELEKARLEWEALEHTQPAITEDLNPTPLIPFNEALQYFQTTDLGDLLKNIQPTLRRTGIAAIAHFFFGPPRLHRELLEERDLVFAIAQCPVDNSQTVHMRVLQTIYKKLIGSKLDCPRYGAHWENIGFQGTDPATDLRGTGFLGLMHTLYFVMDPETLPLARDIYKLSQHPTQNFPFSVMSINMTRIALQVLREEALSKECNRRQQVVGVLNEFYVATYLHLYQLWKTQQKTISDSGFVLKEVELFAKKNPKQMLRRLEVFLKDRRAGGIPRGTSPEPVAQQPSPGLGERGAKAGAAQGRKGKEMHFTGVCDLPPDMEGEARLI; from the exons ATGACTTCAGAAGTCTGTAGAGGCCAGGATCAGAAACAAGCTCAACAGACAACACGCTTACATGCAATGGAAGAAGACATTGATGTCGACTCCCGCATTGAG GGTCTGAATGGTTTGTCTCGTGAATGTAAACCGTTAGAGGAGATAACCAATGGACACTCTAATCATAAACCT GTCATGAATGGACTGCTTATTGGTCATAATGTCAAAGACCACACCAATGGCAGTGCACCTCTCAGATCTCTGCCG ATTTCAGCATTAAAGCAGAATGGTCTCCTGCAGACCCTGGCAGCTGGAGACCAGCCCAAGCCTGCAG ATGATAAGGAAAATGTGGAGCTGGAAAAGGCCAGGCTGGAGTGGGAGGCTCTAGAGCATACCCAGCCAG CTATTACAGAGGACTTAAACCCAACCCCACTCATTCCCTTCAATGAAGCTCTGCAGTACTTTCAGACCACAGACCTTGGAGATTTGCTG AAGAACATCCAGCCAACCCTTCGCAGGACTGGTATTGCCGCAATCGCACACTTCTTCTTTGGACCTCCGCGACTTCACAGGGAACTCCTGGAGGAGAGGGATCTCGTCTTTGCCATTGCACagt GCCCTGTGGACAACAGCCAAACAGTCCACATGCGTGTCCTCCAGACCATTTATAAGAAGCTGATTGGCAGCAAGTTGGACTGTCCTCGCTATGGTGCACACTGGGAAAACATTGGCTTTCAGG gTACAGATCCTGCCACTGACCTGCGTGGCACAGGTTTCCTGGGACTGATGCATACTTTATATTTTGTGATGGACCCAGAGACTCTACCCTTGGCCAGAGACATCTACAAATTATCACAACACCCTACACAG AACTTTCCATTCAGTGTGATGTCAATCAACATGACCCGCATCGCTCTGCAAGTACTCAGAGAGGAGGCCCTGTCCAA GGAGTGTAATCGTCGTCAGCAAGTGGTTGGCGTGCTGAACGAGTTCTACGTTGCCACGTATCTTCACCTGTATCAACTGTGGAAGACCCAGCAGAAGACCATTTCTGATTCTGGCTTTGTTCTAAAAG AGGTGGAGCTGTTCGCCAAAAAGAACCCCAAGCAGATGCTGCGCCGGCTAGAGGTCTTCCTGAAAGACAGGCGGGCAGGTGGAATCCCCCGTGGGACGTCGCCAGAACCTGTGGCTCAACAGCCCTCTCCCGGCCTGGGGGAGCGAGGGGCCAAAGCTGGCGCTGCACAGGGACGCAAGGGAAAGGAGATGCACTTCACCGGAGTGTGTGATCTACCGCCAGACATGGAGGGAGAGGCGAGGCTGATCTAA